A single region of the Nocardioides aurantiacus genome encodes:
- a CDS encoding phytoene desaturase family protein: MGAQRSTYDVVVVGGGHNGLTAAAYLAGEGLSVLVLERLGHTGGAAVSAQAFPGLGARLSRYSYLVSLMPEQVARDLDLPLELRSRRTASYSPTVRGGRPVGLFVEHEEGEATRRSFAELTGGEEEYAAWQRFYREVGDLARVVAPTLTEPLPTARALREQVDPAVWDDIVARPLGEAIEQRFADDLVRGVVATDALIGTFASLSDPSLVQNRCFLYHLIGNGTGEWKVPVGGMGAVTTALARTATARGAEILTSAGVSAIRPGTEGAASEVVFHDGEREHVVTAGRVLANVAPWVLRILLGEEDTSGDKPSGAQLKINFLLSRLPRLRTGHDAVEAFAGTLHVAEEYSALERSWAEAAAGEVPSSPPGEFYCHSLTDPSILGEDLAGRGVHTLTYFGLHMPTPLFETDRAAAREEAVRRAIAAVDVHLDEPLMDCVLRGPDGQPCLEAKVPQDVEDDLAMPGGHIFHGDLEWPWAPDRAALDTPAQRWGVATEHDAVLLCGSGARRGGAVSGLGGHNAARAVLEER, encoded by the coding sequence ATGGGAGCGCAGCGATCGACGTACGACGTGGTGGTGGTCGGGGGCGGGCACAACGGACTGACCGCCGCGGCCTACCTGGCCGGCGAGGGCCTCTCGGTCCTGGTCCTCGAGCGGCTGGGCCACACCGGCGGGGCGGCGGTGAGCGCGCAGGCGTTCCCCGGCCTCGGCGCCCGGCTCTCGCGCTACTCCTACCTGGTCTCGCTGATGCCCGAGCAGGTGGCGCGCGACCTCGACCTGCCGCTGGAGCTGCGCTCGCGCCGCACCGCGTCGTACTCCCCCACGGTGCGCGGCGGCCGCCCCGTGGGCCTCTTTGTCGAGCACGAGGAGGGCGAGGCGACGCGACGCTCGTTCGCCGAGCTGACCGGCGGCGAGGAGGAGTACGCCGCGTGGCAGCGCTTCTACCGCGAGGTGGGCGACCTCGCCCGCGTCGTCGCCCCGACCCTCACCGAGCCGCTGCCGACCGCGCGCGCGCTCCGCGAGCAGGTGGACCCCGCAGTCTGGGACGACATCGTCGCCCGGCCGCTGGGCGAGGCGATCGAGCAGCGCTTCGCCGACGACCTGGTGCGCGGGGTCGTGGCCACCGACGCCCTCATCGGGACCTTCGCCTCGCTCAGCGACCCGTCGCTGGTGCAGAACCGGTGCTTCCTCTACCACCTGATCGGCAACGGCACCGGCGAGTGGAAGGTGCCGGTCGGCGGGATGGGCGCGGTCACCACCGCCCTGGCCCGCACGGCGACCGCACGGGGCGCCGAGATCCTGACCAGCGCCGGCGTCAGCGCGATCCGTCCCGGCACCGAGGGCGCCGCTTCCGAGGTGGTCTTCCACGACGGCGAGCGTGAGCACGTCGTGACCGCCGGCCGGGTGCTGGCGAACGTGGCGCCGTGGGTGCTGCGCATCCTGCTCGGCGAGGAGGACACCTCCGGTGACAAGCCCTCGGGCGCGCAGCTGAAGATCAACTTCCTGCTCTCCCGGCTCCCCCGGCTGCGCACCGGCCACGACGCCGTCGAGGCGTTCGCCGGCACGCTGCACGTCGCGGAGGAGTACTCCGCCCTCGAGCGCTCCTGGGCCGAGGCAGCCGCCGGCGAGGTGCCGTCCTCTCCCCCGGGCGAGTTCTACTGCCACTCGCTCACCGACCCCTCGATCCTCGGCGAGGACCTCGCCGGCCGGGGCGTCCACACGCTCACCTACTTCGGGCTGCACATGCCGACGCCGCTGTTCGAGACCGACCGGGCGGCCGCACGCGAGGAGGCCGTACGCCGCGCGATCGCCGCGGTCGACGTGCACCTGGACGAGCCGCTGATGGACTGCGTGCTGCGCGGGCCCGACGGGCAGCCGTGCCTGGAGGCGAAGGTGCCGCAGGACGTCGAGGACGACCTGGCCATGCCCGGCGGCCACATCTTCCACGGCGACCTGGAGTGGCCCTGGGCCCCCGACCGCGCCGCGCTCGACACCCCCGCCCAGCGCTGGGGCGTGGCCACCGAGCACGACGCGGTGCTGCTGTGCGGCTCCGGTGCACGCCGCGGCGGAGCGGTCAGCGGGCTCGGCGGCCACAACGCCGCCCGGGCGGTGCTCGAGGAGCGCTAG
- a CDS encoding cation diffusion facilitator family transporter has protein sequence MEKTDDRCLAVERLDRGLMGAGHSHGGGHASGRHRWRLAVAFGLVATFFVVELTFGLLSGSLALLSDAGHMAADVVALGAALVATRIATRKDTTGRRTYGSYRAEVFASGLTVLLMLGVAVYVVIEAIGRIGETVTVETGPMMIVGGIGLLINIISMVLLRGGASESINVKGAYLEVVADAAGSVGVIVAGLLVVLTGEGFWDTVVALAIGAFVAVRAVMLGREVLAILGQHVPAGTDVDDVTTDLCAIDGIASVHDLHIWTLTSGMHVATAHLVADSVEVGPSVLNEARTVLSRDHGIEHATLQVEPSAQPGCDALDW, from the coding sequence ATGGAGAAGACCGATGACCGCTGCCTTGCTGTTGAACGCCTGGATCGTGGCCTGATGGGCGCCGGCCACAGCCACGGTGGCGGGCACGCGAGTGGTCGGCATCGGTGGCGGCTCGCGGTCGCGTTCGGCCTCGTGGCCACGTTCTTCGTGGTCGAGCTGACCTTCGGACTCCTCTCGGGGTCACTGGCGCTGCTCTCTGATGCTGGGCACATGGCGGCCGACGTGGTCGCCCTCGGTGCCGCCCTGGTGGCGACCCGCATCGCGACGCGGAAGGACACGACCGGGCGGCGGACCTACGGCTCGTACCGGGCCGAGGTGTTCGCCTCGGGGCTCACGGTCCTGCTGATGCTCGGCGTGGCTGTGTACGTGGTCATCGAGGCCATCGGGCGTATCGGTGAGACCGTCACGGTCGAGACCGGACCCATGATGATCGTCGGCGGCATCGGCCTGCTGATCAACATCATCTCGATGGTGCTGCTGCGCGGCGGGGCCTCGGAGAGCATCAACGTCAAGGGCGCCTACCTCGAAGTGGTCGCCGACGCTGCCGGGTCCGTCGGCGTCATCGTCGCGGGACTCCTCGTCGTCCTCACCGGCGAGGGCTTCTGGGACACCGTGGTTGCGCTCGCCATCGGCGCGTTCGTCGCCGTCCGCGCCGTCATGCTCGGGCGCGAGGTCCTCGCCATCCTCGGCCAGCACGTCCCCGCCGGGACCGACGTCGACGACGTCACGACCGACCTGTGCGCCATCGATGGCATCGCCAGTGTCCACGATCTGCACATCTGGACCCTCACCTCTGGCATGCACGTCGCCACCGCACACCTGGTCGCGGACTCCGTCGAAGTGGGGCCGTCGGTGTTGAACGAGGCCCGTACGGTCCTCAGCAGAGACCACGGCATCGAGCATGCCACCCTCCAAGTCGAACCCTCAGCACAGCCCGGCTGTGACGCCCTCGACTGGTGA
- a CDS encoding PRC and DUF2382 domain-containing protein gives MISTDQAQNLLKNKGNVTSRDGSKIGSISQVFLDDESGRPEWVTVKTGLFGGAESFVPLSGAEVQGDDIVVPHDKDKVKDAPRVDDENGHLDVEQEQELFTYYGVSSVGDDSGTTTGRTTGRDTGHDTRHDTDTTRTTGTAAGVAGGAVGRDHDGDRDGVRDHDGVRDHDGIRDHDGIRDHDGIRDHDGIRDDTRGAGHDTSGPNTDDAMTRSEERVQVGKQTESAGKARLRKYVVTENVTQTVPVSHEEVRVEREPITDANRGDAVSGGGITEEEHEVELKQERVVVDKETVPVERVRLGKETVTEDQTVDEQVRKEQIDTDAAGTRGTTGEGEDRR, from the coding sequence ATGATCAGCACCGACCAGGCCCAGAACCTGCTGAAGAACAAGGGCAACGTGACCAGCCGGGACGGCTCGAAGATCGGGTCCATCTCGCAGGTCTTCCTCGACGACGAGTCGGGCCGCCCCGAGTGGGTCACCGTCAAGACCGGTCTCTTCGGCGGCGCCGAGAGCTTCGTGCCGCTGTCGGGCGCCGAGGTCCAGGGTGACGACATCGTCGTGCCCCACGACAAGGACAAGGTCAAGGACGCCCCCCGCGTCGACGACGAGAACGGCCACCTCGACGTGGAGCAGGAGCAGGAGCTCTTCACCTACTACGGCGTCTCCAGCGTCGGCGACGACTCCGGCACCACCACCGGTCGCACCACGGGTCGCGACACCGGTCACGACACCCGTCACGACACCGACACCACCCGTACGACCGGCACCGCCGCCGGTGTCGCGGGCGGCGCCGTGGGCCGCGACCACGACGGCGACCGCGACGGCGTCCGTGACCACGACGGGGTCCGTGACCACGACGGCATCCGTGACCACGACGGCATCCGTGACCACGACGGCATCCGTGACCACGACGGCATCCGTGACGACACCCGCGGTGCCGGCCACGACACCTCCGGTCCGAACACCGACGACGCCATGACCCGCTCCGAGGAGCGCGTCCAGGTCGGCAAGCAGACCGAGTCCGCCGGCAAGGCGCGGCTGCGCAAGTACGTCGTGACCGAGAACGTCACCCAGACCGTGCCCGTGAGCCACGAGGAGGTGCGGGTCGAGCGCGAGCCGATCACCGACGCCAACCGCGGCGACGCCGTCTCCGGTGGTGGCATCACCGAGGAGGAGCACGAGGTCGAGCTGAAGCAGGAGCGCGTCGTCGTCGACAAGGAGACCGTCCCCGTCGAGCGCGTGCGCCTCGGCAAGGAGACGGTGACCGAGGACCAGACCGTCGACGAGCAGGTCCGCAAGGAGCAGATCGACACCGACGCCGCCGGCACGCGCGGCACCACGGGCGAGGGCGAGGACCGTCGATGA
- a CDS encoding replication initiator: MTRSGPPAALVASRHREAYRLDAERRARGCVQPVRLRGQRNLVDTRTGEVTTLYDSANELDGQVYVRCGDRRARLCPSCSREYKGDAWHLLLCGLAGGKGVPADVARRPCTFLTLTAPSFGPVHGARGGGTCRARRDRPRCPHDRPLWCTRRHARDDRQLGEPLCEDCYDYVGHVLWQWHAPELWRRFCIALQRELAKAVDLRVAEFRKACRISYSKVVEFQARGVVHLHAPIRLDGPEGPDGPACGLHLGTAELEHAVVIAASRVAIDSEPLRDGATRRLAWGTQVDLRSIVDTAARDSDRCGRVVHPEQVAAYLAKYLTKTTEDFGLPARVATPGQARAAGARPHAVNIVRTAYRLSREHEDYARMRRCLATLGYRGHPITKSRAYSVTFGQLRLARRLHRGGRSEDASAWDVRLLAEDAVPAGFEVVSSFVYVGRGLATSLPHPRAGPVAA; this comes from the coding sequence ATGACGCGGTCGGGTCCGCCCGCGGCGCTTGTCGCGTCAAGGCACCGCGAGGCATACCGGCTCGACGCCGAGCGCCGCGCGCGCGGATGTGTGCAACCCGTGCGACTGCGCGGGCAGCGCAACCTGGTCGACACCCGCACCGGGGAGGTCACGACGCTCTACGACTCGGCCAACGAGCTCGATGGTCAGGTGTACGTGCGGTGCGGCGACCGGCGGGCGCGATTGTGCCCGAGTTGTTCTCGGGAGTACAAGGGCGACGCCTGGCACCTGCTGCTGTGCGGCCTCGCCGGCGGCAAGGGGGTGCCCGCCGATGTCGCCAGACGCCCCTGCACCTTCCTCACGTTGACCGCGCCCTCTTTCGGTCCGGTGCACGGCGCCCGCGGAGGCGGTACCTGCCGCGCGCGCCGCGACCGGCCGAGGTGCCCGCACGACCGGCCCTTGTGGTGCACCCGGCGGCACGCCAGAGACGACAGACAACTGGGGGAGCCACTGTGCGAGGACTGCTACGACTACGTCGGGCATGTGCTGTGGCAGTGGCACGCCCCGGAGCTCTGGAGACGTTTCTGCATCGCGCTGCAGCGCGAGCTCGCCAAGGCGGTCGATCTCCGGGTTGCTGAGTTTCGCAAGGCCTGCCGCATCTCGTACTCGAAGGTGGTCGAGTTCCAGGCCCGTGGAGTCGTGCACCTCCACGCGCCCATCCGTCTCGACGGCCCCGAGGGCCCCGACGGCCCGGCGTGCGGACTGCACCTGGGGACCGCCGAGCTGGAGCACGCCGTCGTCATTGCCGCCAGCCGTGTGGCGATCGACTCCGAGCCGCTGCGAGACGGAGCCACGAGACGACTGGCCTGGGGAACGCAGGTCGACCTGCGCTCGATCGTCGACACCGCAGCCAGAGACTCCGATCGGTGTGGACGCGTCGTCCACCCGGAGCAGGTGGCGGCGTACCTCGCGAAGTACCTGACCAAGACCACCGAGGACTTCGGGCTCCCCGCCCGGGTGGCGACTCCGGGCCAGGCTCGCGCAGCCGGTGCTCGTCCTCATGCCGTAAACATCGTCCGCACCGCCTACAGGCTGAGCCGGGAGCACGAGGACTACGCCCGCATGCGCCGATGCCTCGCCACGCTGGGCTACCGGGGACACCCGATCACCAAGTCGCGGGCCTATTCCGTGACGTTCGGTCAGTTGCGACTCGCCCGGCGACTACATCGAGGTGGACGCAGCGAGGACGCGTCGGCCTGGGACGTGCGTCTGTTGGCTGAGGATGCGGTGCCTGCGGGATTTGAGGTCGTCTCGAGCTTCGTCTACGTCGGGCGTGGACTTGCGACGTCGCTTCCTCACCCCAGGGCGGGACCAGTCGCCGCGTAG
- a CDS encoding helix-turn-helix transcriptional regulator → MPTESPSRFEPLWSVNQAAAYLGLAVATMYGWRSRGYGPPGYRLGNKVRYRPEEVRAWVAEQSSRAS, encoded by the coding sequence ATGCCGACCGAGTCACCGAGCCGGTTCGAGCCGTTGTGGTCCGTGAATCAGGCCGCTGCATACCTCGGTCTGGCGGTCGCCACGATGTACGGCTGGCGCAGCCGGGGCTACGGACCGCCGGGATACCGCCTGGGAAACAAGGTGCGCTACCGACCGGAGGAGGTGCGCGCGTGGGTTGCCGAGCAGTCGTCGCGCGCGTCGTGA
- a CDS encoding mechanosensitive ion channel family protein, translated as MKTALNDGLSTIAEFVPKLVAFLLILVIGLIVAKLISKALSGLLEKVGFDRAVERGGVKRALAQSSLDASDIVAKIVYYALVLFVLQMAFGVFGPNPISDLLTQIITFLPSLVVAIVIVVVAAAVAAAVKGLIQNTLGGLSYGTFLANAASVFILFLGVIAALDQVGVATTVTTPVLVAILATVAGVIIVGAGGGLIKPMQHRWERYLSNAEAEAPRLREHAASAPSVREQAQRARDQVSDRGTNGGSSTGFVDAAPTETYSEPYDGPADDADGRPRY; from the coding sequence ATGAAGACCGCACTCAACGACGGACTCAGCACGATCGCCGAGTTCGTCCCCAAGCTCGTCGCCTTCCTGCTGATCCTGGTCATCGGCCTGATCGTGGCCAAGCTGATCAGCAAGGCCCTCTCCGGCCTGCTCGAGAAGGTCGGCTTCGACCGCGCCGTCGAGCGGGGCGGCGTGAAGCGCGCGCTGGCCCAGTCCTCGCTGGACGCCAGCGACATCGTCGCCAAGATCGTCTACTACGCCCTGGTGCTGTTCGTGCTCCAGATGGCGTTCGGCGTCTTCGGCCCCAACCCGATCTCCGACCTGCTGACGCAGATCATCACCTTCCTGCCCAGCCTCGTGGTCGCCATCGTGATCGTCGTGGTCGCCGCTGCGGTCGCCGCCGCGGTCAAGGGCCTCATCCAGAACACGCTCGGCGGGCTGTCCTACGGCACGTTCCTCGCCAACGCCGCGAGCGTCTTCATCCTGTTCCTCGGCGTCATCGCCGCGCTCGACCAGGTCGGCGTCGCCACCACGGTCACCACCCCGGTCCTCGTCGCCATCCTCGCGACCGTCGCCGGCGTGATCATCGTCGGTGCGGGCGGCGGGCTCATCAAGCCGATGCAGCACCGGTGGGAGCGCTACCTCAGCAACGCCGAGGCCGAGGCGCCCCGCCTGCGCGAGCACGCCGCGTCCGCCCCGAGCGTGCGTGAGCAGGCCCAGCGGGCCCGCGACCAGGTCTCCGACCGCGGCACGAACGGCGGGTCCTCCACGGGCTTCGTCGACGCTGCACCCACCGAGACCTACTCCGAGCCGTACGACGGTCCCGCCGACGACGCCGACGGGCGTCCCCGGTACTGA
- a CDS encoding cation diffusion facilitator family transporter codes for MTAAQVRAATPLTATERARLGRRAQLLAGASVTYNVIEAVVAITAGVVAGSVALVGFGLDSIVEVSSGLIILWQFRHKMPETREKQALRLMAFSFFALAAYVTLESVRALLGDGEPDVSRVGIVLAAASLVIMPFLSWAQRRTGRALSSGAVIADSTQTLLCTYLSAVLLLGLVLNATLGWSWADPIAGLVIAAVAVKEGREAWRGEACGCGAPGGLASEEDGCGCGDGCSDSCCALPSYTDALGSATAHQGQPLLTTTQTLDGEDR; via the coding sequence GTGACGGCCGCGCAGGTGCGCGCGGCGACGCCACTCACCGCAACGGAACGAGCGCGGCTCGGTCGCCGGGCGCAATTACTCGCCGGGGCGTCGGTGACGTACAACGTCATCGAGGCTGTGGTTGCCATCACCGCCGGCGTGGTCGCTGGTTCCGTCGCCCTGGTCGGGTTCGGTCTGGACTCGATCGTGGAGGTGTCGAGCGGTCTCATCATCCTGTGGCAGTTCCGACACAAGATGCCTGAGACGCGGGAGAAGCAGGCGCTTCGCCTGATGGCATTCTCGTTCTTCGCTCTCGCCGCCTACGTCACGCTCGAGTCAGTCCGGGCGCTACTGGGCGACGGAGAGCCGGACGTGTCCCGGGTCGGCATCGTCCTGGCCGCCGCGTCGCTGGTCATCATGCCGTTCCTCTCGTGGGCACAACGACGGACCGGACGCGCACTGAGCTCCGGCGCGGTCATCGCCGACTCCACCCAGACGCTGCTCTGCACCTACCTGTCGGCAGTCCTCCTTCTCGGACTGGTGCTGAACGCCACCCTGGGCTGGTCCTGGGCTGACCCGATCGCGGGTTTGGTCATCGCCGCTGTCGCGGTCAAGGAGGGCCGTGAGGCGTGGCGCGGAGAAGCGTGCGGCTGCGGTGCCCCGGGCGGGCTCGCTAGCGAGGAGGACGGCTGCGGTTGCGGCGACGGATGCAGCGACTCCTGCTGCGCGCTCCCGTCGTACACGGATGCCCTCGGCTCTGCAACAGCTCACCAGGGTCAGCCGCTGCTGACCACCACCCAGACCCTCGATGGAGAAGACCGATGA
- a CDS encoding tyrosine-type recombinase/integrase — MSRFAEAADLWLEKVESMVADGRRSPSTVEIYRRQLRLHVLPAMGEVRLGEITTPLADKVIFGIKTNISPATAKTARSVISGVMGQAVRHGAVVANPVREVERVESGARRQPRALGEQERVQLLTWLVDDAKARRRDLPELVFFMLATGVRIGEALATVWSDVDLQAGTVHVTSTLVRVRGEGLLRKGTKTSAGERLLDLPPSAVAVLQRRFMTGARLDQPLFPDIFGGFRDPANVRRELREAREAAGMPWVTSHTFRKTAATILDEAALSARLIADHLGHSRISMTQDVYLARRSVGSPAALALEAGLRDIAPLGVSNGKTMGNDEGQVPGGT; from the coding sequence ATGTCGCGCTTCGCTGAGGCGGCCGACCTCTGGCTCGAGAAGGTCGAGTCGATGGTGGCCGACGGTCGCAGGTCTCCCTCCACCGTCGAGATTTACCGCCGGCAGCTGAGGCTCCACGTGCTGCCGGCGATGGGCGAGGTTCGTCTGGGCGAGATCACCACCCCGCTGGCTGACAAGGTGATCTTTGGCATCAAGACGAACATCAGTCCGGCCACGGCCAAGACGGCTCGGTCGGTCATCTCGGGCGTCATGGGTCAGGCCGTCCGCCATGGGGCCGTGGTCGCCAACCCGGTACGCGAGGTCGAGCGTGTGGAAAGCGGGGCGCGCCGCCAGCCTCGAGCGCTGGGGGAGCAGGAGCGCGTGCAGCTGCTGACGTGGCTGGTCGATGATGCCAAAGCCCGCCGTCGAGACCTGCCTGAGCTGGTGTTCTTCATGCTCGCCACCGGGGTGCGCATCGGCGAGGCGCTGGCCACGGTGTGGTCCGACGTCGACTTGCAGGCGGGCACGGTCCATGTGACGAGCACCCTGGTCCGGGTACGCGGCGAGGGATTGCTCCGCAAGGGCACCAAGACCAGCGCGGGGGAGCGGCTGCTCGACCTGCCGCCTTCGGCAGTAGCCGTGCTGCAGCGGCGGTTCATGACCGGGGCTCGCCTGGACCAGCCGCTGTTTCCTGACATCTTCGGTGGCTTCCGCGATCCTGCCAACGTCCGTCGCGAGCTGCGCGAGGCGCGGGAAGCCGCCGGGATGCCCTGGGTCACCTCGCACACGTTCCGCAAGACGGCCGCAACCATCCTCGACGAGGCGGCGCTCTCGGCCCGGTTGATCGCAGACCACCTCGGCCACAGCCGCATCTCGATGACCCAGGACGTCTACCTGGCGCGGCGATCGGTGGGATCCCCGGCGGCCCTCGCGCTGGAGGCCGGGTTACGGGACATCGCTCCGCTGGGCGTAAGTAATGGCAAAACAATGGGGAACGACGAAGGCCAGGTCCCCGGAGGGACCTGA
- a CDS encoding vitamin K epoxide reductase family protein, which produces MSPSPSSAADAAQHTRTAHGHAPDRSPLREPFPRLLPWLLLVGGLLGAGAAFVLTVEKIALITDPEFIPSCSLNPVLNCGSIMKTDQAELLGFPNPLIGLATFPVLAATGALLLARVRLPRWYWLGLQAGATLAVVFVGWLIFQSLYRIGALCPYCMVVWAIVIPVFWYLTLSNLATGRLGVAGTGTPIRMLVTNHAVALTLITTVIAALVTHRFWDYWSSLIT; this is translated from the coding sequence ATGTCGCCCTCGCCGAGTAGCGCGGCAGACGCGGCTCAGCACACCCGGACAGCCCACGGTCACGCCCCCGACAGGTCGCCCCTACGGGAACCGTTCCCGCGACTCCTGCCGTGGCTCCTCCTCGTCGGAGGCCTGCTCGGTGCCGGCGCAGCGTTCGTCCTCACGGTCGAGAAGATCGCGCTCATCACCGATCCGGAGTTCATCCCCTCCTGCAGCCTCAACCCGGTCCTCAACTGTGGGTCGATCATGAAGACCGACCAGGCCGAACTGCTTGGGTTCCCCAATCCGCTGATCGGGCTCGCCACCTTTCCCGTCCTTGCCGCCACCGGGGCGCTGCTCCTGGCCCGAGTCCGGCTACCGCGCTGGTACTGGCTCGGACTCCAAGCTGGGGCCACGCTTGCCGTGGTGTTCGTCGGCTGGCTCATCTTCCAGAGCCTCTACCGCATCGGCGCCCTCTGCCCGTACTGCATGGTCGTCTGGGCCATCGTCATCCCTGTGTTCTGGTACCTCACCCTGTCCAACCTCGCTACCGGGCGCCTCGGGGTCGCTGGCACCGGCACGCCGATCCGGATGCTCGTCACGAACCACGCCGTCGCACTCACCCTGATCACCACCGTGATCGCCGCCCTGGTCACGCACAGGTTCTGGGACTACTGGTCGTCACTCATCACCTGA
- a CDS encoding DsbA family protein, producing MSVAIFAAFALVVVGLLAVVGSRDTPAKPAPAAGSAEGTGTAPGDGGAQLVRADSHVLGEKAGTGVEFVEFLDFECEGCRAAYPAVEQLREDYAGRVTFVARYFPMPGHFNAERAARTVEAAAQQGQFEAMYSRMYETQEQWGEQQVPLDDLFRGFAEDLGLDMTKFDRDYADPATAARIKKDQADGLALGVQGTPTFFINGQQIQPRDYTDLTDALDVALAE from the coding sequence ATGTCTGTCGCCATCTTCGCGGCGTTCGCGCTCGTCGTGGTCGGACTTCTGGCCGTGGTCGGCAGCCGCGACACTCCGGCCAAGCCCGCCCCGGCGGCCGGCTCCGCAGAAGGAACCGGCACGGCTCCAGGCGACGGAGGGGCGCAGCTGGTGCGCGCCGACAGCCACGTCCTGGGCGAGAAGGCCGGCACCGGGGTGGAGTTCGTGGAGTTCCTCGACTTCGAGTGCGAGGGGTGTCGTGCCGCCTATCCGGCGGTCGAGCAGCTGCGGGAGGACTACGCCGGGCGGGTGACGTTCGTGGCTCGCTACTTCCCGATGCCGGGCCACTTCAACGCCGAACGTGCCGCCCGCACCGTTGAAGCAGCCGCCCAGCAGGGCCAGTTCGAAGCGATGTACTCGCGCATGTACGAGACCCAGGAGCAGTGGGGCGAGCAGCAGGTGCCGCTCGACGACCTCTTCCGAGGGTTTGCCGAGGACCTCGGCCTCGACATGACCAAGTTCGACCGCGACTACGCCGACCCCGCGACCGCCGCGCGCATCAAGAAGGACCAGGCCGACGGCCTCGCCCTCGGCGTCCAGGGCACACCCACGTTCTTCATCAACGGCCAGCAGATCCAGCCCCGCGACTACACCGACCTCACCGACGCGCTCGATGTCGCCCTCGCCGAGTAG
- a CDS encoding putative quinol monooxygenase — translation MSVHVVAVITARPGAEDAVRAALEALVPPTRAEAGCLAYELSESLASPGTFVTVEEWSDPSDLDTHLATDHVQAALGAVGEQLAAPPAIHPLRPIPVG, via the coding sequence ATGAGCGTCCACGTCGTCGCCGTCATCACCGCCCGGCCCGGAGCCGAGGACGCGGTCCGCGCCGCGCTCGAGGCGCTCGTGCCCCCGACCCGCGCCGAGGCCGGGTGCCTGGCCTACGAGCTGTCGGAGTCGCTGGCCAGCCCCGGCACCTTCGTCACCGTCGAGGAGTGGAGCGACCCCTCCGACCTCGACACCCACCTCGCCACCGACCACGTCCAGGCCGCCCTGGGTGCCGTCGGCGAGCAGCTGGCCGCCCCTCCCGCCATCCACCCGCTGCGCCCGATCCCGGTCGGCTGA
- a CDS encoding ArsR/SmtB family transcription factor has protein sequence MTTTSRQQHAIGEAAALNPAACLFHGFSDPHRLAILQHLSLGEHRVVDLVAHLGLAQSTVSKHLACLKDCGLVSSRPQGRASMFSLNHTDALMDLLSAAERLLALTGDAVTLCANHGTTSHGDEVQ, from the coding sequence ATGACAACTACCTCCCGGCAGCAACATGCAATCGGCGAGGCGGCAGCACTGAACCCCGCGGCATGCCTGTTCCACGGCTTCAGCGACCCCCACCGGCTTGCCATTCTCCAGCACCTGAGCCTGGGTGAGCACCGGGTCGTGGACCTGGTCGCTCACCTGGGGCTCGCACAAAGCACCGTGTCGAAGCACCTGGCCTGCTTGAAGGACTGCGGACTCGTGTCGTCCCGGCCGCAGGGTCGGGCGTCGATGTTCTCCCTCAATCACACCGACGCACTCATGGACCTCTTGTCCGCGGCCGAGCGGCTGCTCGCCCTGACCGGGGACGCGGTCACATTGTGCGCCAACCACGGCACCACGTCGCACGGGGACGAGGTCCAGTGA
- a CDS encoding DUF3263 domain-containing protein: protein MGDLTDTHRAIIDFERDHPVWRYPAAKETAVRQRFGMTAARYYQVLGWVIEQQEAVEYAPWTANRLRRLTEKRREARSSSRGE from the coding sequence ATGGGCGACCTCACCGACACACACCGCGCGATCATCGACTTCGAACGCGACCACCCCGTCTGGCGCTATCCGGCCGCGAAAGAGACCGCCGTGCGTCAACGGTTCGGGATGACAGCGGCCAGGTACTACCAGGTGCTCGGGTGGGTGATCGAGCAGCAGGAGGCGGTGGAGTATGCGCCGTGGACTGCCAACCGTTTGCGGCGGCTGACTGAGAAGCGGCGTGAAGCTAGGAGCTCAAGTCGCGGGGAGTGA